A genomic segment from Deinococcus sp. YIM 77859 encodes:
- the secD gene encoding protein translocase subunit SecD, with the protein MTYTNPNRNRRPPPRRPAPSASRPSPWTGLLLLLTLLASLLYIWRPWEHPKTPLALWNDQYQFMTLGLDLKGGLRIELAPEDGNATREELDRVKTVIENRINALGVAEPTVTVAGGRRVVVEIPGATPAVQQRAREIIQRTARLEFRIVNQGAQPDPQLAQQKPQTGGYTLEDLGPVQATGEVIANASAATDPTTGRWVVTFQTTPQGAETFGNFTGQNVGRLMAVVLDDQIQSVATIQQRLFRDVQISGNFTAEEASQLALVLKSGALPIKIKTEAERAIGPTLGADAIRSGTIAALVGIGLVFGMLFLYYGFWFGLVAALGLLFSAILILGLLGGFGATLTLPGIAGLVLTIGAAVDGNVISFERIKEELHKGKGLKNAIGAGYEHSTAAILDVNASHLLSALALYNYSTGPVKGFAVTLIIGVVASTFSNLVFAKWGMQQLAQRKPNASAPIRIGKTNINFMKAAPVVTTLSVLLALGGGLVLATRGLNYGVDFTSGTTLTVRTGSETTTEQVRSAVTGAGVEKVNPQSATIQRDVTPGISGAQYTVKVPELTAAEVQTLSSAIARLPGGEVQSTETVGPAVGRELTQKTVYAVLLGLGLILVYVGFRFDFIMGVGSIIAAVHDVAIAMGLFSLLGLEFTVATVAALLTLIGYSLNDSIIISDRIRENLREMRGRSYREIVNTSINQTLSRTVMTSVSTMLPLLSLLVFGGPVLRDFSLILLVGIIVGTYSSIYIVAPLVVYFEEWNARRKRGQQPVKA; encoded by the coding sequence GTGACCTACACCAATCCGAACCGCAACCGCCGCCCGCCTCCGCGCCGTCCGGCTCCCTCTGCCAGCCGTCCCAGTCCCTGGACCGGGCTCCTCCTGCTGCTCACGCTCCTGGCCAGCCTGCTCTATATCTGGCGGCCCTGGGAACATCCCAAAACGCCCCTTGCGCTCTGGAACGACCAGTATCAGTTCATGACGCTGGGGCTGGACCTCAAGGGGGGCCTGAGGATCGAACTCGCGCCCGAGGACGGCAACGCCACCCGTGAGGAGCTCGACCGGGTAAAGACCGTGATCGAGAACCGTATCAACGCGCTGGGTGTGGCTGAACCGACGGTGACTGTCGCAGGCGGCAGGCGCGTGGTCGTCGAGATTCCCGGCGCGACGCCCGCGGTGCAGCAGCGCGCCCGCGAGATCATCCAGCGCACCGCTCGCCTGGAATTCCGCATCGTGAACCAGGGGGCGCAGCCTGACCCGCAGCTGGCCCAGCAGAAGCCCCAGACGGGCGGGTACACCCTCGAAGACCTCGGTCCGGTGCAGGCGACCGGCGAGGTGATCGCCAACGCCTCGGCCGCCACGGATCCCACGACGGGCCGCTGGGTGGTGACGTTCCAAACCACCCCACAGGGTGCGGAGACATTTGGCAACTTTACCGGTCAGAACGTAGGTCGCCTGATGGCCGTGGTGCTGGACGATCAGATCCAGTCGGTGGCGACCATCCAGCAGCGTCTTTTCCGGGACGTGCAGATCAGCGGCAACTTCACCGCCGAGGAAGCCAGCCAACTCGCCCTGGTGCTTAAATCCGGCGCGCTCCCCATCAAGATCAAGACCGAGGCCGAGCGGGCCATCGGGCCGACGCTGGGTGCCGACGCCATCCGCAGCGGCACCATCGCCGCGCTTGTCGGCATCGGGTTGGTGTTCGGGATGCTCTTCTTGTACTACGGCTTCTGGTTCGGGCTGGTCGCGGCGTTGGGGCTGCTGTTTTCGGCGATCCTGATCCTGGGCCTGCTGGGCGGCTTCGGCGCGACCCTCACCCTGCCGGGAATTGCGGGTCTGGTGCTCACCATCGGCGCCGCCGTGGACGGCAACGTGATCTCCTTTGAGCGCATCAAGGAGGAGCTGCACAAGGGCAAGGGCCTGAAGAACGCGATCGGGGCGGGGTACGAGCACTCGACGGCGGCCATCTTGGACGTGAACGCCTCGCACCTGCTCTCCGCGCTGGCGCTGTACAACTACTCGACCGGTCCGGTGAAGGGCTTTGCTGTCACGCTGATCATCGGGGTGGTTGCCTCCACCTTCTCTAACCTGGTGTTCGCCAAGTGGGGTATGCAGCAGCTCGCGCAGCGCAAGCCCAATGCGAGCGCGCCCATCCGCATCGGCAAGACGAACATCAACTTCATGAAAGCTGCCCCCGTCGTGACCACCCTCAGCGTGCTGCTCGCGCTGGGTGGCGGCCTGGTGCTCGCCACACGCGGCCTGAACTACGGCGTGGACTTTACCAGTGGCACGACCCTCACTGTCCGCACGGGGAGCGAGACGACCACCGAGCAGGTGCGTTCCGCCGTCACCGGGGCGGGCGTGGAGAAAGTCAACCCCCAGAGCGCGACCATTCAGCGTGACGTAACGCCGGGAATCAGCGGCGCGCAGTACACGGTCAAGGTGCCCGAACTGACCGCCGCCGAGGTGCAGACCCTCAGTTCGGCGATCGCCAGGCTGCCGGGGGGTGAGGTGCAGTCCACCGAGACGGTCGGCCCGGCGGTTGGGCGTGAACTCACGCAGAAGACCGTCTATGCCGTGTTGTTGGGCCTGGGCCTGATCCTCGTCTACGTCGGCTTCCGCTTCGACTTCATCATGGGTGTGGGCAGCATCATCGCGGCGGTTCACGACGTGGCCATCGCGATGGGCCTCTTCAGCCTGCTGGGGCTGGAATTCACGGTGGCGACGGTGGCCGCGCTCCTTACCCTGATCGGCTACTCGCTGAATGACTCCATCATCATCTCCGACCGCATTCGCGAAAACCTGCGTGAGATGCGGGGCCGCTCCTACCGCGAGATCGTGAATACCTCCATCAACCAGACGCTCTCGCGCACGGTGATGACGTCAGTGAGCACGATGCTGCCCCTCCTCAGCCTGCTCGTGTTCGGCGGTCCGGTGCTGCGTGACTTCTCGCTGATTCTGCTGGTCGGCATCATCGTGGGCACCTACTCCTCCATCTACATCGTCGCGCCGCTGGTCGTGTACTTTGAAGAGTGGAATGCCCGCCGCAAGCGGGGGCAGCAGCCCGTCAAGGCGTAG
- the ilvD gene encoding dihydroxy-acid dehydratase, which translates to MTGTRTKRRMNWNSHHVTQGDERAPNRAMLRAVGFEDGDFDKAIIGVAHAQSNITPCNNGLGELAEHITGALREGGAMPQVYGTITVSDGISMGTEGMKCSLVSREVIADSIETASRGMSHDGLIVVGGCDKNMPGAMIGIARLNIPAIFVYGGTIKPGHYNGKDLTIVSVFEAVGAYGAGKMSREDFEQIEKRACPGNGSCGGMYTANTMSSAFEALGMSLPYSSTMSAVDAEKAVSAADSARALIRLIEEDIRPLDILTREAFENAITVVMAVGGSTNAVLHLLAIAHACGVDLTLEDFERIRERTPVFCDLKPSGKYVATDLHEVGGIPRVMKMLLKAGLLHGDCLTVTGQTVAENLAGVPDQPDPGQDVILPFDQPLYPQGHLAILRGNLAPEGAVAKISGLRQIKITGPARVFDSEEECMAAIMGDRIKAGDVVVIRYEGPKGGPGMREMLSPTSAIIGKGLGDSVGLITDGRFSGGTYGLVVGHVAPEAYVGGPIALVQEGDLIELNAETCQLNLLVDEAELERRRAAWVAPEPRYKRGVLAKYARLVSSAAQGAVTD; encoded by the coding sequence ATGACCGGTACCCGCACGAAGCGCAGGATGAATTGGAATAGCCACCACGTCACCCAGGGGGACGAGCGCGCGCCCAACCGGGCGATGCTGCGGGCGGTGGGGTTCGAGGACGGCGACTTCGACAAGGCGATCATCGGCGTCGCGCATGCCCAGAGCAACATCACGCCCTGCAACAACGGCTTGGGCGAACTGGCAGAGCACATCACCGGTGCCCTGCGCGAGGGCGGTGCGATGCCGCAGGTCTACGGCACCATCACCGTCTCGGACGGCATCAGCATGGGCACCGAGGGCATGAAGTGCTCTCTGGTCAGCCGGGAAGTGATCGCGGACTCCATCGAGACGGCCAGCCGCGGGATGTCGCACGACGGCCTCATCGTGGTGGGCGGCTGCGACAAGAACATGCCCGGCGCGATGATCGGCATCGCCCGCCTCAATATTCCCGCCATCTTTGTCTATGGGGGCACGATCAAACCGGGTCACTACAACGGCAAAGACCTCACCATCGTCTCCGTCTTCGAGGCGGTCGGGGCCTACGGCGCGGGCAAGATGAGCCGTGAAGACTTCGAGCAGATCGAGAAGCGTGCCTGTCCCGGCAACGGTTCCTGCGGCGGCATGTACACGGCGAACACCATGAGTAGCGCCTTTGAGGCGCTGGGGATGAGCCTGCCGTACTCCTCCACCATGAGCGCCGTAGACGCCGAAAAGGCAGTTTCTGCCGCAGACAGCGCCCGCGCCCTCATTCGGCTGATCGAGGAGGACATCCGGCCCCTGGACATCCTGACGCGGGAAGCCTTCGAGAACGCGATCACGGTGGTGATGGCGGTGGGCGGCTCCACAAACGCGGTGCTGCACCTGCTGGCAATTGCCCACGCCTGCGGCGTTGACCTCACCCTGGAAGACTTCGAGCGCATCCGCGAGCGCACGCCGGTCTTTTGCGACCTCAAGCCGAGCGGGAAGTACGTCGCCACCGACCTGCACGAGGTGGGCGGCATCCCGCGCGTGATGAAGATGCTGCTCAAAGCGGGCCTGCTGCACGGCGACTGCCTCACGGTGACCGGCCAAACGGTCGCCGAGAACCTCGCGGGCGTGCCCGATCAGCCCGATCCCGGCCAGGACGTTATTCTGCCCTTTGACCAGCCGCTCTACCCACAGGGGCACCTCGCCATCCTGCGCGGGAACCTGGCTCCAGAAGGCGCGGTGGCCAAGATCAGCGGCCTGCGGCAGATTAAAATCACCGGTCCCGCCCGCGTCTTCGACTCGGAAGAGGAGTGTATGGCGGCCATCATGGGGGACCGAATCAAGGCCGGTGATGTGGTGGTGATTCGCTACGAGGGGCCCAAGGGCGGCCCCGGCATGCGCGAGATGCTGTCTCCCACCTCGGCGATCATCGGTAAGGGGCTAGGAGACAGCGTGGGGCTGATCACCGACGGCCGCTTTTCGGGCGGCACGTACGGTCTCGTTGTCGGTCACGTGGCCCCCGAAGCCTACGTGGGCGGTCCTATCGCCCTGGTGCAGGAGGGTGACCTCATCGAGCTCAATGCCGAAACCTGTCAGCTCAACCTGCTTGTGGACGAGGCGGAACTGGAGCGCCGCCGCGCCGCCTGGGTGGCTCCGGAGCCGCGCTACAAGCGGGGCGTGCTCGCCAAGTACGCACGGTTGGTCAGCAGCGCCGCGCAGGGCGCCGTGACGGACTGA
- a CDS encoding glycoside hydrolase family 3 protein, producing the protein MNQPLPGALVMVDIPGPTLDVSTAAYLRRNGIRAVCLFGKNVQDAEQLRRLCADLREVLGENALIALDHEGGAIVRPSFWPCAPSAMALGAADDPVLTEEVNAALARQLRSVGVNWNFAPVLDVNVNPANPVISERAYGADPALVTRHGVAALRGHRREGVAGCVKHFPGHGDTHLDTHRALPRVAKSRAALDAAELAPFRACLPLAPAVMTAHIVYDALDPARPATLSRAVLTDLLRGEWGYGGVTVTDSMGMQAIDAHYGRGEAAVLALRAGADLVMALGRREAQEATLEAVAHALRDELDAREVEASLARLHALAAAHPAEVALERDPWADAALFARAWACALTTCGNPRPPAPGTAILLVAQHRVERETVSEASVDAATLARELGAVYDVRLHAFDHPAQLDWRAIRASGLPVILATTTRHRQPDLRGAQPDLHLALYNPSAVLDVQAPAVLTYGFRPEARAALVAWLRGDAGAPGRLPFPP; encoded by the coding sequence GTGAACCAACCTCTTCCCGGCGCCCTGGTGATGGTGGACATCCCCGGCCCCACGCTCGACGTGTCAACCGCCGCTTACCTGCGCCGCAACGGGATTCGGGCCGTCTGTCTGTTTGGGAAGAACGTGCAGGATGCGGAGCAACTGCGGCGGCTCTGCGCTGACCTGCGCGAGGTGCTGGGTGAGAACGCCCTGATTGCCCTCGACCACGAGGGTGGCGCAATTGTGCGCCCGAGCTTCTGGCCGTGTGCGCCTTCGGCCATGGCCCTGGGCGCGGCGGATGATCCGGTGCTCACCGAGGAGGTGAACGCAGCCCTGGCGCGGCAGTTGCGGTCGGTCGGCGTGAACTGGAACTTTGCACCTGTGCTGGACGTGAACGTTAATCCGGCCAATCCGGTGATCAGTGAGCGGGCCTACGGCGCTGATCCCGCCCTGGTGACGCGCCACGGTGTCGCGGCCCTGCGGGGACACCGGCGGGAGGGCGTCGCAGGCTGCGTGAAGCACTTTCCGGGGCACGGTGACACCCACCTCGACACTCACCGCGCCCTGCCCCGCGTCGCCAAGAGCCGTGCGGCGCTGGACGCAGCAGAGCTGGCGCCCTTCCGCGCCTGCCTGCCCCTTGCGCCCGCCGTGATGACGGCGCACATCGTGTATGACGCGCTTGACCCCGCGCGTCCCGCCACGCTCTCGCGCGCCGTGCTGACGGACCTGCTGCGCGGCGAGTGGGGCTACGGGGGGGTCACCGTTACCGATAGCATGGGGATGCAGGCCATCGACGCTCACTACGGCCGGGGCGAGGCGGCGGTGCTCGCGCTGCGTGCCGGAGCTGATCTGGTGATGGCCCTGGGCCGCCGCGAGGCGCAAGAGGCCACCCTGGAGGCGGTGGCGCACGCTCTGCGGGACGAACTGGACGCGCGGGAGGTCGAAGCGAGCCTCGCTCGGCTGCACGCGTTGGCCGCCGCCCATCCAGCAGAGGTTGCGCTCGAGCGAGACCCCTGGGCCGACGCTGCGCTGTTCGCGCGCGCCTGGGCCTGTGCCCTGACCACCTGCGGCAACCCGCGGCCTCCCGCTCCCGGAACGGCCATTCTGCTCGTCGCGCAGCACCGGGTGGAGCGTGAGACGGTCAGCGAAGCCAGCGTGGACGCCGCCACGCTCGCCCGTGAACTCGGGGCCGTGTACGACGTGCGGCTACACGCTTTTGATCACCCGGCACAGCTCGACTGGCGAGCCATCCGGGCGTCCGGCCTCCCCGTCATCCTCGCGACCACCACCCGGCACCGGCAGCCCGACCTGCGTGGGGCCCAGCCGGATCTACACCTCGCCCTGTACAACCCTTCCGCCGTGCTGGACGTCCAGGCCCCTGCGGTCCTCACCTACGGCTTTCGCCCCGAAGCCCGGGCCGCCCTGGTCGCCTGGCTGCGCGGTGACGCGGGTGCCCCGGGCCGCCTTCCCTTTCCCCCCTAG
- a CDS encoding DegV family protein, translated as MTSPLFAVATDGGLDAFEGLSNNVPVAPFSLNFGTKTYRMNELTREELYRELQTNPVHPTSSQPTPQDWAQAERAASGDGLPVLALTISSGLSGSRNAAEQARALVPELPVTIHDTRTLSAAQAFQVHAAVTAAQRGETLETALDWVRRTHEETELYFTIETLEYLRRGGRIGRVQATLGGLLNLKPVITVDKQAGIYTNVGRARSYRGAIDAVAAQVTSRYGEGTPLRVGLLYGSVREDADALLAALQARHPLVWVGMTGVNPVLNVHTGPRALGVAAAPGRWVWER; from the coding sequence ATGACCTCTCCCCTTTTTGCCGTCGCCACAGATGGGGGCCTAGACGCTTTCGAGGGCCTCAGCAACAACGTGCCGGTTGCGCCCTTTAGCCTGAACTTCGGCACGAAGACGTACCGTATGAACGAGCTCACGCGCGAGGAGCTGTACCGGGAACTCCAGACGAACCCGGTGCACCCAACCTCCAGTCAGCCCACACCCCAGGACTGGGCGCAGGCGGAGCGGGCGGCAAGCGGGGACGGCCTGCCGGTGCTGGCCCTCACGATCAGCAGTGGGCTTTCGGGAAGCCGCAACGCGGCCGAGCAGGCGCGGGCGCTCGTGCCGGAGCTGCCGGTGACCATTCACGACACGCGCACGCTGAGCGCGGCGCAGGCCTTTCAGGTCCATGCCGCCGTCACTGCCGCACAGCGGGGCGAGACGCTGGAAACGGCCCTGGACTGGGTGCGGCGCACCCACGAGGAGACCGAACTCTATTTCACCATCGAGACCCTGGAGTACCTGCGCCGGGGCGGGCGCATCGGGCGGGTACAGGCCACGTTGGGAGGCCTGCTGAACCTCAAGCCGGTGATCACGGTGGACAAGCAGGCCGGCATCTACACGAACGTGGGGCGGGCGCGCTCCTACCGCGGAGCCATCGATGCGGTCGCGGCGCAGGTAACCAGCCGCTACGGCGAGGGCACGCCGCTGCGGGTGGGCCTGCTGTACGGCAGCGTGCGCGAGGATGCTGACGCGCTCCTCGCAGCGCTTCAGGCCCGTCATCCCCTCGTGTGGGTCGGGATGACCGGCGTGAACCCGGTGCTCAATGTCCACACCGGGCCACGGGCGCTGGGTGTGGCCGCCGCCCCAGGCCGCTGGGTCTGGGAACGCTGA
- a CDS encoding NAD(P)-dependent oxidoreductase: MSRTTAFLGLGAMGWPMAAQLARHARETGGRALVWNRTPAKAQAHAREFGSEAAELSGVADADVIFSCLPTSAEVDEVLGALEGQLRPGTVWVDCTSGHPEAAPRQAARLEARGVAFLDAPVSGGPMGAERASLTVMVGGDAAALGRVRADLAFAGKIVYVGESGAGFAVKAINNTLMAVNMWAAGEGLAVLARRGVDLQAALDVINASSGRSYPTEALIPQRVLTRAFPVTFELGLLAKDAGIAADMVQDARASAPLLLQGAALYRAAARLIGSDADYSAALKLVEQMNGQEIR, translated from the coding sequence ATGAGCAGAACGACAGCATTTCTGGGCCTGGGCGCGATGGGCTGGCCCATGGCGGCGCAGCTCGCGCGGCACGCGAGGGAAACGGGGGGGCGAGCGCTCGTCTGGAACCGCACCCCAGCAAAGGCGCAGGCACACGCCCGCGAGTTCGGGAGCGAGGCCGCCGAGCTGAGCGGGGTAGCGGATGCCGATGTGATCTTTTCTTGCCTCCCCACCAGCGCGGAGGTCGATGAGGTGTTGGGAGCGCTGGAGGGCCAGCTTCGGCCCGGAACAGTCTGGGTGGACTGCACGAGCGGGCACCCGGAGGCGGCCCCGCGGCAGGCGGCGCGGCTGGAAGCGCGGGGGGTGGCCTTTTTGGACGCGCCGGTCAGCGGCGGGCCCATGGGAGCCGAGCGGGCCAGCCTGACGGTGATGGTTGGCGGGGACGCGGCCGCGCTTGGCCGGGTGCGCGCCGATCTGGCCTTTGCCGGGAAGATCGTGTACGTCGGCGAGAGCGGCGCGGGCTTCGCGGTCAAGGCGATCAACAACACCCTGATGGCGGTCAACATGTGGGCGGCGGGGGAAGGGCTTGCCGTCCTGGCACGGCGCGGCGTCGACCTACAGGCGGCGCTGGACGTCATCAACGCGAGCAGCGGGCGCTCCTACCCCACCGAGGCCCTGATCCCGCAGCGGGTGCTGACCCGCGCATTTCCCGTCACCTTTGAGCTGGGCCTGCTCGCCAAAGATGCGGGGATCGCCGCCGACATGGTGCAGGATGCTCGGGCGAGCGCACCCCTGCTGCTGCAGGGCGCGGCGCTGTACCGGGCGGCGGCGCGCCTTATCGGTTCGGACGCGGACTACAGCGCGGCCCTGAAACTGGTGGAACAGATGAACGGCCAGGAGATCAGATGA
- a CDS encoding AEC family transporter translates to MVQALLNVVLPVVLVAGVGALLARRFTLSQDTLGKVSLNGLTPALALSSLLGTTVRLGEGLHLATAYFVLALSGALLARLAAARVPSATRRAVMASVAIGNNGNFGLPIALFALGQPGLDQAVVIFLCSVLLTFTLGPLLYGSAGGARAGLRAVLRLPVVWCIAAALLVRVLHLPVPLGVRRGIDLLGQAALPMVLLSLGIQLGQAGRLALTPPVLTATGLRVLAMPALALALGLGLGLRGLPLQGLVLASAMPTAVNAFLLAREYHADADTVASAVALSTLASLLTVALVVAALPLIGRLG, encoded by the coding sequence GTGGTTCAAGCCCTGCTGAACGTGGTGTTGCCCGTTGTGCTCGTCGCGGGCGTCGGTGCCCTGCTCGCCCGCCGCTTCACCCTGAGTCAGGACACGCTGGGCAAGGTGAGCCTCAACGGTCTGACGCCTGCTCTCGCCCTCAGCAGCCTGTTGGGCACGACCGTCCGCCTGGGCGAGGGCCTGCACCTGGCCACCGCCTACTTCGTGCTGGCGCTGTCCGGGGCGCTGCTGGCCCGCCTGGCCGCCGCCCGCGTGCCCAGCGCCACCCGCCGCGCCGTGATGGCGAGTGTGGCGATCGGCAACAACGGCAACTTCGGATTGCCCATCGCCCTGTTCGCGCTCGGACAGCCGGGACTCGACCAGGCCGTCGTGATCTTCCTGTGTTCGGTCCTGCTTACCTTCACCCTGGGGCCGCTGCTGTACGGCTCGGCGGGTGGTGCGCGAGCCGGGCTGAGGGCGGTCCTGCGCCTCCCGGTGGTGTGGTGTATCGCCGCTGCCCTTCTGGTCCGGGTGCTGCATCTGCCTGTTCCGCTGGGTGTGCGCCGCGGCATCGACCTTCTTGGACAGGCCGCCCTGCCGATGGTGCTGCTCTCGCTGGGCATCCAGCTCGGACAAGCGGGCCGCCTCGCCCTGACCCCGCCGGTCCTGACCGCCACAGGCCTGCGCGTCCTCGCCATGCCCGCCCTCGCGCTGGCCCTTGGCCTGGGGCTGGGTCTGCGTGGCTTGCCCCTCCAGGGGCTGGTGCTTGCCTCCGCCATGCCCACCGCCGTGAATGCCTTTCTTCTTGCCCGCGAGTACCACGCCGACGCCGACACGGTGGCGAGCGCCGTTGCGCTGAGTACGCTGGCCAGCCTGCTCACGGTGGCGCTGGTGGTGGCGGCCTTGCCGCTGATCGGGCGGCTGGGGTAG
- a CDS encoding RNA methyltransferase: MNVPGAITSLQNPHVKRLVRLRSRRERDREGVILIEGARELARATQAGLRPATLYTCEALYSPEARALAPALPGPRLALAREAFEKVSGRENPDGLLAVVPAPPARLPQPQDDAVVVVLHGLEKPGNIGAILRTADAAGAAGVLVLGRGADVYSPNVIRASQGSVFTLPVAALSEEEALAWLAEHGFTRVACTPDASRVYWDAPLTGRVALILGAEHAGLPSAWRAAELPVRVPMRGAADSLNVATAAALVLYECLRQRR; this comes from the coding sequence ATGAATGTGCCCGGCGCCATCACCTCCCTGCAAAACCCGCACGTCAAACGGCTTGTGCGCCTGCGTTCCCGCCGCGAGCGCGACCGCGAGGGCGTGATCCTGATCGAGGGGGCCCGTGAGCTCGCCCGCGCGACACAGGCGGGTCTGAGGCCGGCGACCCTCTACACCTGCGAGGCGCTCTACAGCCCGGAGGCGCGTGCGCTGGCGCCTGCGCTGCCTGGTCCCCGCCTCGCGCTCGCCCGCGAGGCCTTTGAGAAAGTGAGTGGCCGCGAGAATCCTGACGGGTTGCTGGCGGTGGTGCCCGCGCCCCCTGCGCGCCTGCCCCAACCTCAGGACGACGCGGTGGTCGTCGTTCTGCATGGCCTCGAAAAGCCCGGGAACATCGGGGCGATTCTGCGCACGGCGGACGCGGCGGGCGCAGCGGGTGTGCTGGTGCTTGGACGCGGTGCGGACGTGTATTCCCCCAATGTGATTCGCGCCTCGCAGGGCAGCGTCTTTACCCTGCCCGTCGCGGCCCTCTCCGAGGAGGAGGCCCTGGCCTGGTTGGCCGAGCACGGCTTTACCCGTGTGGCCTGCACGCCGGACGCCTCCCGGGTGTACTGGGACGCGCCGCTCACAGGGCGCGTTGCGCTGATTCTGGGCGCCGAGCACGCGGGGCTACCCTCGGCGTGGCGCGCAGCGGAGTTGCCGGTGCGCGTGCCCATGCGGGGGGCTGCCGACAGCCTCAACGTCGCCACAGCCGCCGCGCTCGTCCTGTACGAGTGCCTGCGCCAGCGCCGCTGA
- a CDS encoding MHYT domain-containing protein yields the protein MSLMPALYRPELVALSVAVACLASYATLSVATRASSKEGRAPLYWAVGGALVLGFGIWAMHFIGMLALSLPVPIYYSLSTTLLSWLAAVLAAALALRSINRHEVGLRALLVGGLLLGLSISSMHYLGMQAMRFAGKVTYEPLGVALSVLVAFSAATLALGLGLRVRVAPPGQQERWRLAGALLLGGAIAAMHYTAMHAAHFHTTEQPTAPLAHGILSSAGLARGVALIAVTLLGAAVWALLMNERVARSTARSAELQRLNTELECRVAERTAALEQAHAELLAYAVAVSHDLAEPTRRATGVTHLLERALAANTDPKVKRYLALLRQEVALVDTHVTQLRQLPFFRGRPVQFAPVSLNVLVVQVRSDLEPLLRGRRVQWVMTDLPGVRGDAMLLRLVLTEVLAGALEAAGQEPRLEISGWQQGNQVVVQLRHSAPGTPAVRPSPLLPSRPGERIGLTTARRVLQQHGGSLQVEGNVVTLRLPSAQAAPGLPASRESAAEERDLKAVQHQPT from the coding sequence ATGAGCCTCATGCCTGCCCTGTACCGACCCGAACTCGTGGCGCTTTCTGTCGCCGTCGCCTGCCTGGCCTCCTACGCGACCCTCAGCGTCGCGACCCGCGCCTCGAGCAAGGAGGGGCGAGCGCCGCTGTATTGGGCGGTCGGCGGAGCGCTGGTGCTGGGATTTGGCATCTGGGCGATGCACTTCATCGGCATGCTGGCCCTTAGCCTCCCCGTCCCGATCTACTATTCCCTGTCGACTACGCTGCTCTCGTGGCTGGCCGCCGTTCTGGCGGCAGCTCTGGCGCTTCGCAGCATCAACCGTCATGAGGTGGGCCTCCGGGCACTTCTCGTGGGTGGCCTCCTGCTCGGCCTGAGCATCAGCAGCATGCACTACCTGGGGATGCAGGCGATGCGCTTTGCCGGAAAGGTGACCTACGAGCCGTTGGGGGTTGCGCTGTCCGTCCTTGTCGCCTTTAGTGCCGCCACGCTGGCCCTCGGACTGGGCCTGCGGGTGCGGGTCGCTCCCCCCGGACAGCAGGAACGCTGGCGGCTGGCGGGCGCCCTGCTGCTGGGCGGTGCCATTGCCGCCATGCACTACACGGCCATGCACGCCGCGCACTTCCATACCACGGAACAGCCCACCGCCCCCCTAGCGCACGGAATTCTCTCCAGCGCCGGGCTGGCCCGGGGTGTGGCGCTGATCGCGGTGACGCTGCTGGGAGCAGCGGTATGGGCCCTGCTGATGAATGAGCGGGTCGCGCGCTCCACCGCACGCTCGGCCGAGCTGCAACGGCTCAACACTGAACTGGAGTGCCGCGTGGCCGAACGAACAGCCGCCCTCGAGCAGGCCCATGCCGAACTGCTCGCCTATGCGGTAGCGGTCTCGCATGATCTGGCCGAACCCACACGCCGCGCCACCGGTGTCACGCACCTGCTTGAACGGGCCCTGGCGGCCAACACCGATCCCAAGGTCAAGCGGTACCTGGCGCTCCTGCGGCAGGAGGTGGCCCTCGTCGACACCCACGTGACGCAGCTCCGGCAACTGCCGTTTTTCCGGGGACGACCCGTGCAGTTCGCGCCTGTGTCCCTGAACGTTCTCGTCGTTCAGGTGCGCAGCGACCTCGAACCCCTGCTGCGTGGCCGCCGCGTGCAGTGGGTGATGACGGACCTGCCGGGCGTTCGGGGTGACGCGATGCTGCTGCGGCTGGTCTTGACCGAAGTGCTGGCCGGAGCCCTGGAAGCGGCCGGTCAGGAACCGCGCCTAGAGATCAGCGGATGGCAGCAGGGCAATCAGGTGGTGGTCCAGCTGCGGCACAGTGCCCCCGGCACACCGGCGGTCAGACCTTCGCCCCTCTTGCCCTCACGTCCGGGCGAGCGCATCGGCCTGACCACCGCCCGGCGTGTGCTGCAACAGCACGGCGGCAGCCTGCAGGTGGAAGGCAACGTGGTCACGCTGCGCCTGCCGTCCGCGCAGGCCGCTCCGGGCCTTCCTGCCTCCCGGGAGAGCGCAGCGGAGGAACGGGACCTTAAAGCGGTACAGCACCAGCCGACCTGA